From uncultured Bacteroides sp., a single genomic window includes:
- a CDS encoding MFS transporter: MENTKKIYAKLIPVMFCFFAMGFVDLVGIATNYVKADLSLTDTEANIFPSMVFFWFLIFSVPTGMLMNRIGRKRTVLLSLVVTILALIVPVISHSYAGMLISFSLLGIGNTLMQVSLNPLISNIVSGERLASSLTLGQFVKAIASFVAPILAAWGAIQFSYWQILFPIFTVIAIIAIVVLGTTSIEEKKVEGKSSSFGECFALLGDKLILLSFLGIMCHVGIDVGTNVTAPKILIERLGMRLADAGYATSVYFLFRTIGCFSGAFILTKVSGKIFFAISVILLALGMGGLYFVDTKITIYACVGLIGFGNSNVFSIIFSQALLHKPSKQNEVSGLMIMGLFGGTIFPLVMGIVSDIMLAQIGAVLVMTIGVVYLLLLTRNIKF; encoded by the coding sequence ATGGAAAATACAAAAAAAATATATGCTAAGCTTATCCCAGTGATGTTCTGTTTCTTCGCAATGGGATTTGTAGACCTTGTAGGCATTGCCACTAATTATGTAAAAGCAGATTTAAGTCTCACTGACACGGAGGCAAATATATTTCCTTCAATGGTATTTTTCTGGTTCTTGATATTCTCCGTGCCAACAGGTATGCTGATGAATCGGATAGGAAGAAAAAGAACTGTATTGCTGAGCCTTGTTGTTACAATACTGGCATTAATTGTGCCTGTTATCAGCCATTCATATGCAGGTATGCTGATTTCGTTTTCATTATTAGGGATCGGCAATACTTTGATGCAGGTATCTCTCAATCCGCTTATTTCTAATATAGTAAGTGGAGAAAGATTGGCTAGTTCTTTGACCTTAGGACAGTTTGTAAAAGCCATAGCCTCATTTGTGGCACCAATCCTTGCAGCTTGGGGTGCAATACAATTTTCTTATTGGCAAATATTATTCCCCATCTTTACCGTTATTGCGATTATTGCAATTGTAGTTCTTGGCACTACATCGATTGAAGAGAAAAAAGTTGAAGGAAAAAGCTCCAGTTTTGGCGAATGCTTCGCTTTACTGGGCGATAAACTTATTTTATTGTCATTTCTGGGTATTATGTGCCATGTGGGTATTGACGTAGGAACCAACGTAACTGCTCCAAAAATTCTGATTGAACGTTTAGGCATGAGATTGGCTGATGCAGGATATGCTACCAGTGTCTATTTTCTTTTCCGTACCATCGGATGTTTCTCAGGAGCTTTTATTTTGACTAAAGTATCCGGAAAGATATTCTTTGCAATAAGTGTTATTCTGCTGGCTCTAGGTATGGGCGGTCTCTACTTTGTAGACACTAAAATAACTATATACGCTTGCGTAGGGTTGATTGGCTTCGGTAATTCTAATGTATTTTCCATTATCTTCTCTCAGGCATTGCTGCACAAACCCAGCAAGCAGAATGAAGTATCCGGACTGATGATCATGGGATTGTTTGGTGGTACAATATTCCCACTTGTGATGGGGATAGTATCTGATATAATGTTAGCCCAGATTGGTGCTGTTTTAGTTATGACCATTGGAGTTGTTTATCTTTTATTATTAACAAGAAACATTAAATTTTAG
- a CDS encoding GH32 C-terminal domain-containing protein: MGVFTLFLSCQASNPQLVIKHLGDEQSIVQIDAHKKYLLLPVQETSREAKLYMIVDNDVVKTINIRLAINKIDYFVPVEISAYKNKSITFNFQFIPDSAVCWKEMKLADSFDTRNIEAFRPVYHFTPTYGWMNDPNGMVYKDGEYHLFYQHNPYGSMWGNMHWGHAVSKDLVNWEYLPVAIAPDALGSIFSGSCVVDKDNTAGFGAGAIVAFYTSASDRQVQSMAYSLDNGRTFTKYTRNPILTSTTRDFRDPKVFWHEPSKKWVMILAAGQEMRIYSSSDLKEWAMESRFGDGQGAHGGVWECPDLIELPIEGTELKKWVLICNINPGGPFGGSATQYFVGKFDGKKFINESPNVNKWMDWGKDHYATVTWSNALEGRHIALAWMSNWQYANDVPTKQYRSANSVPRDLSLYTYNGETYLKSTPSPELLKLRREQIKKHPFKVDRTYNMDKLLTDNSGAYEIEMTIKNKNAEIVGFQLFNSKGEEVDILYNLIEKSFSIDRTKSGITSFSKEFPAVTTAPLMNDKEMTLRLFVDKSSIEAFGDGGRFTMTNLIFPSEPYNRISFYAKGGSYNVVSFTTYKLGLK, from the coding sequence ATGGGGGTGTTTACTTTGTTTTTATCTTGTCAGGCTTCAAATCCACAATTAGTGATTAAACATTTAGGCGATGAACAAAGCATTGTCCAAATTGATGCCCACAAAAAATATCTGCTCTTGCCAGTTCAGGAAACCTCAAGAGAAGCTAAACTATACATGATTGTTGATAATGATGTGGTAAAAACTATCAATATCCGTCTGGCTATAAATAAAATTGATTATTTTGTGCCGGTTGAGATTTCTGCTTATAAGAATAAAAGTATAACTTTCAACTTCCAATTCATTCCCGATTCTGCTGTATGCTGGAAAGAGATGAAACTAGCTGACTCTTTTGATACCAGGAATATTGAAGCCTTTCGTCCAGTATACCATTTTACACCAACTTACGGATGGATGAATGATCCCAATGGAATGGTTTATAAAGATGGAGAATATCATTTGTTCTATCAACATAATCCATACGGCTCCATGTGGGGAAATATGCATTGGGGACACGCTGTAAGCAAAGATCTGGTGAATTGGGAATACCTTCCTGTAGCTATTGCCCCTGATGCATTGGGAAGCATTTTTAGCGGAAGTTGCGTTGTTGATAAAGACAATACAGCCGGATTTGGTGCAGGAGCTATTGTGGCTTTTTATACTTCGGCCAGTGATCGTCAGGTGCAAAGCATGGCGTATAGCCTTGATAATGGCCGTACATTTACCAAATATACCCGTAACCCGATTTTAACTTCTACTACACGTGACTTTCGTGATCCAAAAGTTTTTTGGCATGAACCTTCCAAAAAGTGGGTTATGATTCTTGCAGCCGGACAAGAGATGAGAATTTATTCTTCTTCCGACCTCAAGGAGTGGGCTATGGAGAGCCGTTTTGGTGATGGGCAAGGTGCACACGGTGGTGTATGGGAATGTCCTGATCTTATTGAATTACCCATTGAAGGAACCGAACTGAAAAAATGGGTACTTATCTGTAATATAAATCCTGGTGGACCATTTGGTGGTTCGGCTACACAATATTTTGTTGGTAAATTCGATGGAAAAAAATTCATAAACGAATCTCCGAATGTGAATAAGTGGATGGACTGGGGAAAAGATCACTATGCAACCGTAACCTGGAGTAATGCATTAGAAGGACGTCACATAGCATTGGCATGGATGAGTAATTGGCAATATGCCAATGATGTACCAACAAAACAGTATCGTAGTGCAAACTCAGTTCCACGTGACTTAAGTCTTTACACTTACAATGGTGAAACTTATTTGAAGAGTACCCCTTCTCCCGAATTGTTGAAGTTACGCCGTGAACAGATTAAAAAGCATCCATTTAAAGTAGACCGGACATACAATATGGATAAGTTACTGACAGATAATTCCGGAGCATATGAAATAGAAATGACTATAAAGAATAAGAATGCAGAAATCGTAGGTTTTCAACTCTTTAATTCTAAAGGGGAAGAAGTGGATATACTCTATAATTTAATAGAAAAGAGTTTCTCTATAGATAGGACAAAAAGTGGAATAACTTCTTTCAGTAAAGAATTCCCAGCTGTAACAACTGCTCCTTTGATGAATGATAAAGAGATGACACTCCGATTGTTTGTCGATAAATCCAGCATTGAGGCTTTTGGTGATGGAGGACGTTTTACTATGACAAATCTCATTTTTCCATCTGAGCCCTACAATCGTATTAGTTTTTATGCGAAAGGTGGTTCTTATAATGTTGTTTCGTTTACTACATATAAACTCGGTTTAAAATAA